The following coding sequences are from one Streptomyces dengpaensis window:
- a CDS encoding carbohydrate ABC transporter permease, with protein sequence MTSSKQALAHPASSAEAASGDEPGAAGGAHGRGTPPPGTTSWRSRLYRWDMKASPYAFIAPFFIVFGAFSLVPLLYTAWYSLHNVQLSDLDNQKWAGLDNYQNLLSSDFFWNALGNTFTIGVISTVPQLMMAIGLAHLLNYRLRGSTVWRVVMLTPYATSVAAATLVFVLLYSWDGGAINWALGGIGIDPVNWRESDWGSQFAVSSIVIWRWTGYNALIYLAAMQAIPSDLYESASIDGANRWQQFIHVTIPQLRPTILFTVVVSTIGATQLFGEPLLFGGVSGSKGGSDHQYQTLGLYMYDQGWIIGNLGKASAIAWSMFLILVIVAVINLVFTRRLRKSQ encoded by the coding sequence GTGACCAGCTCCAAGCAGGCTCTCGCGCATCCCGCGTCGAGCGCCGAGGCCGCGTCCGGCGATGAGCCGGGCGCGGCCGGGGGCGCTCACGGTCGCGGCACGCCGCCCCCGGGCACGACTTCCTGGCGGAGCCGGCTGTACCGCTGGGACATGAAGGCGTCGCCGTACGCGTTCATCGCCCCCTTCTTCATCGTCTTCGGGGCCTTCTCGCTCGTTCCGCTGCTCTACACGGCCTGGTACTCGCTGCACAACGTGCAGCTGTCGGACCTGGACAACCAGAAGTGGGCGGGCCTGGACAACTACCAGAACCTGCTGTCCTCGGACTTCTTCTGGAACGCCCTGGGGAACACCTTCACCATCGGCGTGATCTCGACCGTGCCGCAGCTGATGATGGCGATCGGGCTCGCGCACCTGCTCAACTACCGGCTGCGCGGCTCGACCGTATGGCGGGTCGTGATGCTCACCCCGTACGCCACCTCGGTGGCGGCGGCGACGCTGGTGTTCGTGCTGCTCTACTCCTGGGACGGCGGCGCGATCAACTGGGCGCTCGGGGGCATCGGCATCGACCCGGTCAACTGGCGTGAGTCGGACTGGGGTTCGCAGTTCGCCGTGTCGTCGATCGTGATCTGGCGGTGGACCGGCTACAACGCGCTGATCTACCTCGCGGCGATGCAGGCGATCCCGTCCGACCTGTACGAGTCGGCGTCCATCGACGGCGCCAACCGCTGGCAGCAGTTCATCCACGTGACGATCCCGCAGCTGCGCCCGACAATCCTGTTCACCGTGGTCGTCTCCACGATCGGCGCGACCCAGCTCTTCGGTGAGCCCCTGCTGTTCGGCGGCGTCAGCGGCTCCAAGGGCGGCTCAGACCACCAGTACCAGACGCTCGGCCTGTACATGTACGACCAGGGCTGGATCATCGGCAACCTCGGAAAGGCGTCCGCGATCGCCTGGTCGATGTTCCTGATCCTCGTGATCGTCGCCGTGATCAATCTGGTGTTCACCCGACGCCTGAGGAAGTCCCAATGA
- a CDS encoding carbohydrate ABC transporter permease gives MITSELTPPQPEKPRESRRPRIMGAGKQLHAGPLTYAVLALFALVSLAPLVWTAIAASRTDRRLAETPPPLWFGGNLFKNMETAWEEAGLGTAMFNTTFVAGTITVSTVLFSTLAGFAFAKLRFKFSGVLLLLTIGTMMIPPQLAVVPLYLWMADLGWSNQLQTVILPTLCTAFGTFFMRQYLVQALPTELIEAARVDGASSLRVVWHVVFPAARPAMAVLGLLTFVFAWNDFLWPIIALNQENPTVQVALNSLGTGYVPDQAVIMAGALLGTLPLLIAFLLFGKQIVGGIMQGAIKG, from the coding sequence ATGATCACAAGTGAACTGACGCCTCCTCAGCCAGAGAAGCCACGGGAGTCCCGGCGCCCCCGGATCATGGGCGCGGGCAAGCAGCTGCACGCCGGCCCGCTCACGTACGCCGTCCTGGCCCTCTTCGCGCTGGTCTCGCTGGCCCCATTGGTGTGGACCGCGATCGCCGCCTCACGCACCGACCGGCGGCTCGCGGAGACTCCGCCGCCGCTGTGGTTCGGCGGGAACCTGTTCAAGAACATGGAGACCGCGTGGGAGGAGGCGGGTCTCGGCACGGCGATGTTCAACACGACGTTCGTCGCGGGCACGATCACCGTCTCCACGGTGCTGTTCTCCACGCTCGCCGGGTTCGCCTTCGCCAAGCTGCGGTTCAAGTTCTCGGGTGTGCTGCTCCTGCTGACCATCGGCACGATGATGATCCCGCCGCAACTGGCCGTCGTACCGCTGTATCTGTGGATGGCCGACCTCGGCTGGTCGAACCAGCTGCAGACCGTCATCCTGCCCACCTTGTGCACCGCCTTCGGCACGTTCTTCATGCGGCAGTACCTGGTGCAGGCACTTCCGACCGAGCTGATCGAGGCCGCGCGGGTGGACGGGGCGAGCAGTCTGCGGGTGGTGTGGCACGTGGTCTTCCCTGCGGCGCGGCCCGCGATGGCCGTACTCGGCCTGCTGACCTTCGTGTTCGCCTGGAACGACTTCCTGTGGCCGATCATCGCCCTCAACCAGGAGAACCCGACCGTGCAGGTCGCCCTCAACTCCCTCGGTACCGGCTATGTCCCCGACCAGGCGGTGATCATGGCGGGCGCGCTGCTCGGCACTTTGCCGCTGCTGATCGCCTTCCTGCTGTTCGGCAAGCAGATCGTGGGCGGGATCATGCAGGGCGCGATCAAGGGGTGA
- a CDS encoding cellulose binding domain-containing protein, giving the protein MSSTHRRKVSGRNKAIGGIVAAAVVGGGAFLFTGTAQAAGVGAAYTKTSDWSTGYTAQYVVMNNSGQAESDWTLEFDLPSGSKLSSLWNAESSVSGQHVTVKPPAWDKDGLAAGESVTVGFVVNGTGDPTGCLVGGTKCSVDEGATPEPSGRPTESATSTPTATPTPTATETPTATATPTPTASETTGGGTTTTAGFAPYVDTSLYPAFDLLKSADATGVKDYNLAFITDGGGCTPKWGGVTDLASDGVASQIGALRAKGGDVRVSFGGAAGSELATACSSADALATAYGKVVDAYDLTKVDFDVEGGALPNATANTTRAKAIAKLQQQHPGLDVSFTLPVMPEGLTQDGVNLLSNAKSNGVKINTVNIMAMDYGPAYSGDMGTYAEQAATATQAQVKSVLGLSDSAAWKTVAVTPMIGVNDVTSEIFKVDDASQLVTFAKEKGLGWLSMWSATRDKQCAGGPKNQADATCSSIAQDDFAFSKALSAYK; this is encoded by the coding sequence ATGAGCAGTACGCACCGGCGCAAGGTCAGTGGCAGAAACAAGGCGATAGGCGGCATCGTCGCCGCGGCCGTGGTCGGCGGCGGCGCCTTCCTGTTCACCGGGACCGCGCAGGCGGCCGGCGTCGGTGCGGCGTACACCAAGACCAGTGACTGGTCGACGGGTTACACCGCGCAGTACGTCGTCATGAACAACAGCGGCCAGGCGGAGAGCGACTGGACGCTGGAGTTCGACCTGCCCTCGGGGTCGAAGCTCAGCTCGCTCTGGAACGCCGAGTCCAGTGTGAGCGGGCAGCACGTCACCGTGAAGCCGCCGGCCTGGGACAAGGACGGGTTGGCGGCCGGCGAGTCGGTCACCGTGGGCTTCGTGGTGAACGGCACCGGCGACCCGACGGGCTGTCTCGTCGGCGGCACCAAGTGCTCGGTGGATGAGGGCGCGACACCCGAGCCGAGCGGCCGCCCGACGGAGTCGGCGACGTCGACGCCCACCGCGACGCCGACTCCCACCGCGACGGAGACGCCCACCGCGACCGCGACGCCCACCCCCACCGCTTCGGAAACCACCGGCGGCGGCACCACCACGACCGCCGGGTTCGCGCCCTACGTCGACACCTCCCTCTACCCCGCCTTCGACCTGTTGAAGTCGGCCGACGCCACCGGCGTGAAGGACTACAACCTGGCCTTCATCACGGACGGTGGTGGCTGCACGCCCAAGTGGGGCGGGGTGACCGACCTCGCCAGTGACGGAGTGGCTTCGCAGATCGGCGCCCTGCGCGCGAAGGGTGGCGACGTCCGGGTCTCCTTCGGCGGGGCCGCCGGTTCGGAGCTGGCGACGGCGTGCTCCTCGGCGGACGCGCTGGCGACGGCGTACGGGAAGGTCGTGGACGCGTACGACCTCACGAAGGTCGACTTCGACGTGGAGGGCGGCGCGCTGCCGAACGCGACGGCGAATACGACCCGCGCAAAGGCCATCGCGAAGCTCCAGCAGCAACACCCCGGCCTGGACGTGTCCTTCACCCTCCCGGTCATGCCCGAGGGCCTCACCCAGGACGGCGTGAACCTCCTGTCCAATGCCAAGTCGAACGGCGTGAAGATCAACACCGTCAACATCATGGCGATGGACTACGGCCCCGCGTACAGCGGTGACATGGGCACGTACGCCGAGCAGGCCGCGACGGCCACGCAGGCGCAGGTCAAGAGTGTCCTCGGCCTCTCCGACAGCGCGGCCTGGAAGACGGTCGCCGTCACCCCGATGATCGGCGTCAACGACGTGACCTCCGAGATCTTCAAGGTCGACGACGCCTCGCAGCTGGTGACCTTCGCCAAGGAGAAGGGCCTCGGCTGGCTGTCGATGTGGTCCGCCACCCGTGACAAGCAGTGCGCGGGCGGTCCGAAGAACCAAGCCGACGCGACGTGCAGCTCGATCGCCCAGGACGACTTCGCCTTCTCGAAGGCGCTGAGCGCCTACAAGTAG
- a CDS encoding DUF397 domain-containing protein, which produces MAEHAEAAWVGPSSVEGDRGRTVLARTALELDTVYLEHPTNSLFLRDVDQLDEYAKMFDRLSEPALAPVEPESAPESHESRDSLSLIQHVLYALRTESAMPQLTWQKASFSTGGEGNCVELAAPSQIHLREGDHPHDIATATPRALAGLLHTLKSGLDSGS; this is translated from the coding sequence ATGGCCGAGCACGCGGAGGCGGCGTGGGTCGGCCCATCCAGCGTAGAGGGTGACAGGGGTCGTACAGTCCTTGCGCGCACGGCCCTCGAACTGGACACCGTCTACCTGGAACATCCGACGAACTCCCTCTTCCTGCGGGATGTGGACCAACTCGACGAGTACGCCAAAATGTTCGATCGGCTGTCGGAGCCGGCACTGGCGCCGGTCGAACCCGAGTCGGCACCGGAGTCGCACGAGTCACGTGACTCACTGAGCTTGATCCAGCACGTCCTGTACGCCCTGCGAACGGAATCCGCCATGCCCCAACTCACCTGGCAGAAGGCCTCGTTCAGCACGGGCGGCGAAGGCAACTGCGTAGAGCTGGCGGCCCCAAGCCAAATCCACCTCCGCGAAGGCGACCACCCCCACGACATCGCCACGGCCACCCCCCGGGCCCTCGCCGGCCTCCTCCACACCCTCAAGTCCGGCCTCGACAGCGGCAGCTGA
- a CDS encoding TetR/AcrR family transcriptional regulator — MASITSGKSRYHHGDLRNALIEAAVELAAEGGPERVVLREAARSVGVSPTAAYRHFDGQGELLEAVKTRGQQALAASMTEAVRVLPGLDDPGEEAVRRTEAIGRGYVRFAIEHPGLYRTAFCRTSAAEERDFTGLEAPDGAPEFVAFRELSDALDTLVATGRMRPENRPAAEIAAWSAVHGLSLLILDGPLALLPADQRDTVVERTLTTIVAGLTRQG; from the coding sequence ATGGCATCGATCACGAGCGGCAAGTCCCGCTACCACCACGGCGACCTCCGCAACGCGCTGATCGAGGCCGCCGTCGAACTCGCGGCCGAAGGCGGCCCCGAACGCGTCGTCCTGCGGGAGGCGGCCCGCAGCGTCGGGGTGTCACCCACCGCCGCGTACCGCCACTTCGACGGCCAGGGCGAACTCCTCGAGGCCGTGAAGACCCGCGGACAGCAGGCGCTCGCCGCCTCGATGACCGAGGCCGTACGCGTCCTCCCGGGGCTCGACGACCCGGGCGAGGAAGCCGTCCGCAGGACCGAGGCGATCGGGCGCGGATACGTCCGCTTCGCGATCGAGCACCCGGGGCTCTACCGCACCGCTTTCTGCCGTACGAGCGCGGCGGAGGAACGCGACTTCACCGGCCTCGAAGCCCCCGACGGCGCGCCGGAGTTCGTGGCGTTCAGGGAGCTGTCGGACGCGCTCGACACGCTGGTGGCCACGGGCCGGATGCGGCCGGAGAACCGGCCCGCGGCCGAGATCGCCGCCTGGTCAGCCGTCCACGGCCTCTCCCTGCTCATCCTCGACGGCCCCCTGGCGCTGCTCCCCGCCGACCAGCGCGACACGGTCGTCGAACGCACCCTCACGACCATCGTCGCGGGCCTCACCCGGCAGGGGTGA
- a CDS encoding LacI family DNA-binding transcriptional regulator, protein MAGHGARGRSGGRPTLEEVAARAGVGRGTVSRVINGSPRVSDATRAAVEAAVAELGYVPNTAARALAANRTDAIALVVPEPETRFFAEPYFSDMLRGVGAELSDTEMQLLLIFAGSDKERRRLAQYLAAHRVDGVLLVSVHADDPLPDLLSQLEIPAVISGRRSADETLPSVDSDNYGGGRAAVEHLMAQGRRTIVHLAGRLDVFGAQRRVDGYRDALLDAGRPVDERLIVPGDFTEEGGRRAMTELLARCPSLDAVFAGSDVMAAGARQVLREEGRRIPDDVALVGYDDSAIARHMDPPLTSVRQPIEEMGRAMTDLLLGEIADRRPVASRGLETRQLLLPAELVVRSSS, encoded by the coding sequence ATGGCAGGCCACGGAGCGCGGGGCCGGAGTGGGGGGCGGCCGACCCTGGAGGAGGTCGCCGCGCGGGCCGGAGTCGGCCGGGGCACGGTGTCCCGGGTGATCAACGGCTCCCCGCGCGTCAGCGACGCGACCCGCGCCGCCGTCGAGGCGGCCGTCGCGGAACTCGGTTACGTCCCCAACACGGCGGCCCGCGCCCTCGCCGCCAACCGCACGGACGCCATCGCCCTCGTCGTCCCCGAGCCGGAGACCCGCTTCTTCGCGGAACCGTACTTCTCGGACATGCTCCGCGGTGTCGGCGCGGAACTCTCCGACACCGAGATGCAGTTGCTGCTGATCTTCGCGGGCAGCGACAAAGAGCGGCGCAGGCTGGCCCAGTACCTGGCGGCCCACCGGGTGGACGGCGTCCTCCTCGTCTCGGTCCACGCGGACGACCCGCTGCCCGACCTGCTCTCCCAGCTGGAGATCCCGGCGGTGATCAGCGGCCGCCGCTCGGCCGACGAGACGCTGCCGTCCGTGGACTCCGACAACTACGGAGGGGGCCGCGCGGCCGTCGAGCACCTGATGGCCCAGGGACGCCGCACCATCGTCCACCTCGCCGGCCGCCTCGACGTCTTCGGCGCCCAGCGCCGCGTCGACGGCTACCGCGACGCGCTGCTCGACGCGGGCCGCCCGGTGGACGAACGGCTGATCGTCCCCGGCGATTTCACGGAGGAGGGCGGCCGCCGCGCGATGACCGAGCTGCTGGCCCGCTGTCCTTCGCTGGACGCGGTGTTCGCGGGCTCGGACGTCATGGCGGCCGGGGCCCGCCAGGTCCTGCGCGAGGAAGGCCGCCGCATCCCCGACGACGTGGCGCTCGTCGGCTACGACGACTCCGCCATCGCCCGCCACATGGACCCGCCCCTGACCAGCGTCCGCCAGCCGATCGAGGAGATGGGCCGGGCGATGACCGACCTGCTGCTGGGCGAGATCGCGGACCGGCGCCCCGTGGCGTCGCGGGGGCTGGAGACGCGGCAGTTGCTGTTGCCGGCGGAGCTGGTGGTGCGGTCGTCCTCCTGA
- a CDS encoding GH1 family beta-glucosidase has translation MPEPVTPVTFPPAFLWGAATSAYQIEGAVREDGRTPSIWDTFSHTPGNTAGGDTGDIAVDHYHRYRDDVALMADLGLTAYRFSVSWPRVQPTGRGPAVQVGLDFYRRLVDELLAHGIKPALTLYHWDLPQELEDAGGWPERDTALRFAEYAHIVGDALGDRVEQWITLNEPWCSAFLGYGSGVHAPGRTDPAASLRAAHHLNLAHGLGTSALRAAMPARNTVAVSLNSSVVRPLSQDPDDLAAARRVDDLANGVFHGPMLHGAYPETLLAATSSVTDWSYVLDGDLAAIKQPLDALGLNYYTPALVSGASHALDGPRADGHGASAFSPWPGADDVVFHQTPGERTEMGWTIDPTGLYDLLMRYAREAPGLPLYVTENGAAYDDKPDPEGRVHDPERIAYLHGHLSAVRRAVTDGADVRGYYLWSLMDNFEWAYGYGKRFGAVYVDYATQARTPKSSARWYGQAARTGTLPPLTAAE, from the coding sequence ATGCCTGAGCCCGTTACCCCCGTGACCTTTCCTCCCGCCTTCCTCTGGGGCGCGGCGACCTCCGCGTACCAGATCGAGGGGGCGGTGCGGGAGGACGGCCGCACGCCCTCGATCTGGGACACCTTCAGCCATACGCCGGGGAATACGGCGGGCGGCGACACCGGTGACATCGCTGTCGACCACTACCACCGATACCGCGACGACGTTGCCCTGATGGCGGACCTCGGCCTGACCGCGTACCGCTTCTCGGTCTCCTGGCCGCGCGTGCAGCCGACGGGCCGCGGCCCGGCCGTCCAGGTCGGCCTGGACTTCTACCGCCGCCTCGTCGACGAACTCCTCGCACACGGCATCAAGCCGGCGCTCACCCTCTACCACTGGGACCTGCCGCAGGAGCTGGAGGACGCGGGCGGCTGGCCCGAGCGCGACACCGCGCTCCGCTTCGCCGAGTACGCGCACATCGTCGGCGACGCGCTCGGCGACCGCGTCGAGCAGTGGATCACGCTCAACGAGCCGTGGTGCAGCGCGTTCCTCGGGTACGGGTCCGGGGTGCACGCGCCGGGCCGTACGGACCCGGCGGCCTCGCTCCGGGCGGCCCATCACCTGAACCTGGCCCACGGCCTCGGGACGTCGGCCCTCCGCGCCGCGATGCCCGCCCGCAACACGGTCGCGGTGAGCCTCAACTCCTCGGTGGTCAGGCCGCTTTCGCAGGACCCCGACGACCTCGCGGCGGCCCGGCGCGTCGACGACCTCGCCAACGGGGTCTTCCACGGCCCGATGCTGCACGGCGCGTACCCGGAGACACTGCTGGCGGCGACGTCGTCGGTCACGGACTGGTCGTACGTCCTCGACGGCGATCTCGCCGCCATCAAACAGCCGTTGGACGCGCTGGGCCTCAACTACTACACCCCGGCCCTGGTTTCGGGGGCGTCGCACGCGCTCGACGGCCCGCGCGCGGACGGCCACGGCGCGAGCGCGTTCTCCCCCTGGCCCGGCGCGGACGACGTCGTCTTCCACCAAACGCCCGGCGAGCGCACCGAGATGGGCTGGACGATCGACCCGACGGGCCTGTACGACCTGCTCATGCGCTACGCGCGGGAGGCGCCGGGCCTTCCACTGTACGTCACGGAGAACGGCGCGGCGTACGACGACAAGCCGGACCCCGAGGGCCGCGTGCACGACCCCGAGCGGATCGCGTACCTGCACGGCCACTTGTCGGCGGTACGCCGGGCGGTCACCGACGGCGCGGACGTGCGCGGCTACTACCTCTGGTCCCTGATGGACAACTTCGAGTGGGCGTACGGCTACGGCAAGCGCTTCGGCGCGGTGTACGTGGACTACGCGACGCAGGCCCGTACGCCGAAGTCGAGCGCCCGGTGGTACGGACAGGCGGCGCGCACGGGGACGTTGCCGCCGCTGACGGCGGCCGAGTAG
- a CDS encoding ABC transporter substrate-binding protein, which translates to MRTSTRRSRRLSALAVAAALTTGLLAGCAEDSDDPSGSNEGGGNANGKTTLTVGTFGVFGYKQAGLYDEYMKLHPDITIKENVTTRTDVYWPKTLTRLQAGSGTDDIQAIEVGNVTEAVQTQGDKFVDLGKDVDKSQWLDWKNAQATTADGKLIGLGTDIGPMAICYRKDLFQKAGLETDRTKLAEQWKGDWGKYVDLGKQYMEKAPKGTKFVDSASSVYNAVLNGESERYYDKDGNVVWDKSAGVKKAWNVSMEVATSDMSAKLKQFDKPWDQGYANGTFATVACPAWMIGYIQEKSGDSGKGKWDVAAAPTASNWGGSFIGVPTASKHQKEAVELAKWLTAPEQQAKVFAKQASFPSTPSAYSGLKPATETQAFFSDAPITEIFSASAETIPTQIFGVKDQPINTAINDIGILQVEQKGASPDEGWDAASEEIKDVLGQ; encoded by the coding sequence ATGCGCACGAGTACCCGCCGGTCCCGCAGGCTGTCGGCCCTCGCGGTCGCCGCCGCGCTGACTACGGGCCTGCTGGCCGGCTGCGCCGAGGACTCGGACGACCCGTCGGGCTCGAACGAGGGCGGCGGCAACGCCAACGGCAAGACCACGCTGACCGTCGGCACGTTCGGCGTCTTCGGCTACAAGCAGGCCGGTCTGTACGACGAGTACATGAAGCTCCACCCCGACATCACCATCAAGGAGAACGTCACCACCCGGACCGACGTCTACTGGCCGAAGACGCTGACCCGGCTGCAGGCCGGCTCCGGTACCGACGACATCCAGGCGATCGAGGTCGGCAACGTCACCGAGGCCGTGCAGACGCAGGGCGACAAGTTCGTCGATCTGGGCAAGGACGTCGACAAATCGCAGTGGCTGGACTGGAAGAACGCGCAGGCCACCACCGCGGACGGCAAGCTGATCGGGCTCGGCACCGACATCGGCCCGATGGCGATCTGCTACCGCAAGGACCTCTTCCAGAAGGCCGGCCTGGAGACCGACCGCACCAAGCTCGCCGAGCAGTGGAAGGGCGACTGGGGCAAGTACGTCGACCTCGGCAAGCAGTACATGGAGAAGGCGCCGAAGGGCACCAAGTTCGTGGACTCCGCCTCCTCCGTCTACAACGCGGTCCTCAACGGTGAGAGCGAACGGTACTACGACAAGGACGGCAACGTCGTCTGGGACAAGTCCGCGGGCGTGAAGAAGGCCTGGAACGTCTCCATGGAGGTGGCGACCAGTGACATGTCGGCGAAGCTGAAGCAGTTCGACAAGCCGTGGGACCAGGGCTACGCCAACGGCACCTTCGCGACGGTGGCCTGCCCGGCCTGGATGATCGGCTACATCCAGGAGAAGTCCGGTGACTCCGGCAAGGGCAAGTGGGACGTGGCGGCGGCCCCGACCGCGTCCAACTGGGGCGGCTCGTTCATCGGCGTACCGACGGCGAGCAAGCACCAGAAGGAGGCCGTCGAGCTGGCGAAGTGGCTGACCGCGCCCGAGCAGCAGGCGAAGGTCTTCGCCAAGCAGGCCAGCTTCCCGTCGACCCCGTCGGCGTACTCGGGCCTGAAGCCGGCGACCGAGACCCAGGCGTTCTTCTCCGACGCGCCGATCACGGAGATCTTCTCGGCCTCCGCCGAGACCATCCCGACGCAGATCTTCGGCGTCAAGGACCAGCCGATCAACACCGCGATCAACGACATCGGCATCCTCCAGGTCGAGCAGAAGGGCGCCTCGCCCGACGAGGGCTGGGACGCGGCGTCCGAGGAGATCAAGGACGTGCTCGGCCAGTGA
- a CDS encoding MMPL family transporter, with amino-acid sequence MFDRIAGLALHRSRLVLTLTVVAVVAMGALGLGAFGKLLGGGFEDPSAPSARAQQLIDEKFGGESNLVLLVRADDGGDVGSPAAERAGRALTSELKGEPTVSNVISYWDTGSSTLTSRDGDAALVLAHVKGDDTERGDNASAIMDEYTGDRNGLTVRAGGEASVGDEVPTQVAKDLALAETIAVPLILILLVIAFGSLVAALLPLAIGLIAIVGTFAELYVLGSLTNVSVFSINLTTALGLGLGIDYALLMISRFREHLAEGAEVPDALRQTVRTAGRTITFSAATVAAALAALLVFPQFFLRSFAYAGIGVVAIAAVSALLVIPALLAVLGHRVNSGRLPWAQTVRSTEAPLWGRMARTAMRRPALTAVPVLAVLLLAASPLLGVTFGTPDERVLPESAQSRQVATVVQRDFTGSDESAVQIVTTGPVASDDVRAYATELSRLDGAARVETSAGTFVEGRSTPPGPASAALGRPDAQRITVVTGLTPKSDEAQDLVKAVRAVDLPSGTETLVGGTDARLVDSKESISDRLPAAVGLVAGTTFILLFLFTGSVVQPLRALVLNAISLAAAIGVMVWIFQDGHLASVLGFTPQPMDTSMTVLMFCIAFGLSMDYEVFVTSRIKELHDAGADTETAVASGLSHTGRIVSMAAGLLAVSFFAFGTANVSFIQLFGLGSGLAILIDAVAVRGVLVPAAMRLLGRTAWYAPKPLRRVHDRLGLTEGTGTSTSTEPGRTPAKV; translated from the coding sequence GTGTTCGACCGCATCGCAGGGCTGGCCCTCCACCGGAGCCGGCTCGTACTGACCCTCACCGTGGTGGCCGTGGTCGCCATGGGAGCCCTCGGATTAGGGGCGTTCGGCAAGCTCCTCGGCGGCGGCTTCGAGGACCCGAGCGCACCCTCCGCCCGCGCGCAGCAGCTCATCGACGAGAAGTTCGGCGGCGAGAGCAACCTGGTCCTGCTGGTACGGGCGGACGACGGCGGCGACGTCGGCTCCCCCGCCGCCGAGCGCGCGGGGCGCGCCCTCACCTCCGAGCTCAAGGGCGAGCCCACGGTGTCCAACGTGATCTCGTACTGGGACACCGGCAGCTCCACGCTGACCTCCCGGGACGGGGACGCGGCTCTGGTGCTGGCCCACGTCAAGGGCGACGACACCGAGCGGGGCGACAACGCCTCGGCGATCATGGACGAGTACACCGGCGACCGGAACGGGCTGACCGTGCGGGCCGGCGGAGAAGCCTCGGTCGGCGACGAGGTGCCCACCCAGGTCGCCAAGGACCTCGCGCTGGCCGAGACGATCGCCGTGCCGCTGATCCTCATCCTGCTGGTGATCGCCTTCGGCAGTCTGGTCGCGGCGCTCCTGCCCCTGGCCATCGGGCTGATCGCGATCGTCGGCACCTTCGCGGAGCTCTACGTCCTCGGCAGCCTGACCAACGTGTCGGTGTTCTCGATCAACCTCACCACCGCCCTCGGCCTCGGCCTCGGCATCGACTACGCCCTGCTCATGATCAGCCGCTTCCGCGAGCACCTCGCCGAGGGCGCCGAGGTTCCCGACGCGCTCCGGCAGACGGTACGGACGGCCGGGCGGACCATCACCTTCTCCGCGGCGACCGTCGCCGCCGCGCTCGCCGCGCTGCTGGTCTTCCCGCAGTTCTTCCTGCGCTCCTTCGCCTACGCGGGCATCGGCGTGGTGGCCATCGCCGCAGTCAGCGCCCTGCTCGTCATCCCGGCGCTGCTCGCCGTACTGGGCCACCGGGTCAACAGCGGCCGCCTGCCGTGGGCGCAGACGGTACGGAGCACCGAGGCGCCGCTGTGGGGACGGATGGCCCGTACGGCCATGCGCAGGCCCGCCCTGACCGCGGTGCCGGTCCTGGCCGTCCTGCTCCTGGCCGCCAGTCCGCTGCTCGGCGTCACCTTCGGAACGCCGGACGAGCGGGTGCTGCCCGAGAGCGCCCAGAGCCGACAGGTCGCCACCGTGGTGCAGCGCGACTTCACCGGCAGCGACGAGTCGGCGGTGCAGATCGTCACGACGGGGCCTGTGGCGTCCGACGACGTGCGCGCGTACGCGACCGAGCTCTCGCGGCTGGACGGCGCGGCACGGGTTGAGACCTCCGCCGGCACCTTCGTGGAGGGCCGCTCCACGCCACCCGGCCCGGCATCCGCCGCGCTCGGCCGACCCGACGCTCAGCGGATTACGGTCGTCACCGGCCTGACCCCAAAGTCGGACGAGGCGCAGGACCTGGTCAAGGCTGTACGGGCGGTGGATTTGCCGAGCGGTACGGAGACACTGGTCGGCGGCACGGACGCACGGCTGGTCGACTCCAAGGAGTCGATCTCGGACCGCCTCCCGGCGGCTGTCGGCCTGGTGGCGGGCACCACGTTCATCCTCCTCTTCCTCTTCACGGGAAGCGTGGTGCAGCCCCTGCGGGCGCTGGTGCTCAACGCCATCAGCCTCGCCGCGGCCATCGGCGTCATGGTGTGGATCTTCCAGGACGGCCACCTGGCGTCCGTACTCGGCTTCACGCCGCAGCCCATGGACACGTCCATGACGGTGCTCATGTTCTGCATCGCCTTCGGCCTCTCCATGGACTACGAGGTCTTCGTGACCAGCCGGATCAAGGAACTGCACGACGCGGGCGCCGACACGGAGACCGCCGTCGCCAGCGGGCTCTCCCACACGGGGCGGATCGTGTCGATGGCGGCCGGCCTGCTCGCGGTCAGCTTCTTCGCCTTCGGCACCGCCAATGTCAGCTTCATCCAGCTGTTCGGCCTCGGCAGCGGCCTGGCCATCCTGATCGACGCGGTGGCCGTACGCGGGGTCCTCGTACCGGCGGCCATGCGCCTACTGGGCCGCACGGCCTGGTACGCCCCGAAGCCACTGCGCAGGGTCCACGACCGCCTTGGCCTCACGGAGGGCACGGGGACGAGCACGAGCACCGAGCCGGGGCGAACACCGGCCAAGGTCTGA